In Callospermophilus lateralis isolate mCalLat2 chromosome 4, mCalLat2.hap1, whole genome shotgun sequence, one genomic interval encodes:
- the Dnal4 gene encoding dynein axonemal light chain 4 isoform X1: protein MGETEGKKDEADYKRLQTFPLVRHSDMPEEMRVETMELCVTACEKFSNNNESAAKMIKETMDKKFGSSWHVVIGEGFGFEITHEGGCPLASLEPAAFHPCAAGKCPLSLCPYESGPKKEPVLSRDTGSFLSSGEVVITPPKKPLPSWTPGAQATTSHWTCSPGPALAEDQAVLPSSPPRPRLHDPCMLPPPTAQSQ from the exons ATGGGAGAAACAGAAGGGAAGAAGGATGAGGCGGACTATAAGCGCCTGCAGACCTTCCCTCTGGTCAGG CACTCGGACATGCCAGAGGAGATGCGAGTGGAAACCATGGAGCTGTGTGTCACAGCCTGTGAGAAATTCTCCAACAACAATGAG AGCGCCGCCAAGATGATCAAAGAGACCATGGACAAGAAGTTCGGCTCCTCCTGGCACGTGGTGATCGGCGAGGGCTTCGGGTTTGAGATCACTCACGAG GGTGGCTGTCCCCTGGCATCCCTGGAGCCCGCTGCCTTCCATCCCTGTGCTGCTGGGAAATGCCCACTGTCCTTGTGTCCATATGAAAGTGGCCCCAAGAAGGAGCCTGTCCTCTCAAGGGACACGGGCAGCTTCTTGTCCTCTGGGGAAGTGGTGATCACCCCCCCAAAGAAGCCCCTTCCCAGCTGGACCCCAGGTGCACAAGCCACCACATCCCACTGGACCTGCTCTCCCGGCCCGGCCTTGGCTGAGGACCAAGCAgtcctcccatcctcccctccccgccccaggCTGCATGACCCTTGTATGCTGCCTCCGCCAACCGCGCAGTCGCAGTGA
- the Dnal4 gene encoding dynein axonemal light chain 4 isoform X2 gives MGETEGKKDEADYKRLQTFPLVRHSDMPEEMRVETMELCVTACEKFSNNNESAAKMIKETMDKKFGSSWHVVIGEGFGFEITHEVKNLLYLYFGGTLAVCVWKCS, from the exons ATGGGAGAAACAGAAGGGAAGAAGGATGAGGCGGACTATAAGCGCCTGCAGACCTTCCCTCTGGTCAGG CACTCGGACATGCCAGAGGAGATGCGAGTGGAAACCATGGAGCTGTGTGTCACAGCCTGTGAGAAATTCTCCAACAACAATGAG AGCGCCGCCAAGATGATCAAAGAGACCATGGACAAGAAGTTCGGCTCCTCCTGGCACGTGGTGATCGGCGAGGGCTTCGGGTTTGAGATCACTCACGAGGTGAAGAACCTCCTCTACCTGTACTTCGGGGGCACGCTGGCCGTGTGTGTCTGGAAGTGCTCCTGA